Proteins from a genomic interval of Verrucomicrobiales bacterium:
- the hisD gene encoding histidinol dehydrogenase has protein sequence MNVVRYTDSDFAAQLGTLAAPSSLFDPVIEERTRAILKQVADAGDRALVELTEKFDGAALSVDQLAVTKAEQMTAALMADATLRSAVAMARKNIEAFSQRAKRKPWSSRNRQGGTVGEKFDAFQRVGIYVPGGTAPLASTALMTILLAKVAGCPEIVVCSPCGKDGSLNPALLYAATVAGATEIYRVGGSQAIAAMAYGTPTIKRVNKIFGPGNAYVVAAKRLLFGSVSIDLLPGPSEVLVLADDTADSRWAAADLLAQAEHGSGHERVWLITPSLKFLKAVAKEIALQLKTLKRREFIERALKSNGWLIQVKDLDQAVDLANQLAPEHCEIMTRKPAQIAERLRTAGALFLGGYSPTVLGDYMAGPSHTLPTGGAGASFAGLTVDQFQRRTSVVEYSKPALKRSLSTIATFAALEGLDAHGRSASIRIQRALNKSLKTR, from the coding sequence ATGAACGTGGTCCGTTACACCGATTCCGATTTCGCCGCGCAGCTGGGCACCCTGGCCGCTCCTTCGAGCTTGTTCGATCCCGTGATCGAGGAGCGCACCCGAGCGATATTGAAGCAGGTGGCGGATGCTGGCGATCGCGCGCTGGTGGAGCTGACTGAGAAGTTCGACGGAGCCGCACTTTCGGTCGACCAGCTGGCGGTCACCAAGGCGGAGCAGATGACCGCTGCGCTTATGGCGGATGCCACACTGCGCTCAGCGGTCGCTATGGCTCGGAAGAATATCGAGGCTTTTAGCCAACGTGCGAAGCGGAAGCCCTGGTCGAGCCGCAACCGCCAAGGCGGCACGGTCGGAGAGAAATTCGATGCGTTCCAACGAGTGGGTATCTATGTGCCCGGAGGCACCGCTCCCTTGGCATCGACGGCCTTAATGACGATTCTGTTGGCCAAGGTGGCCGGCTGTCCTGAGATCGTGGTCTGCTCCCCCTGTGGCAAAGACGGCTCCTTGAACCCGGCTTTGCTCTATGCCGCCACCGTCGCGGGCGCCACCGAGATCTACCGAGTGGGTGGATCCCAGGCGATTGCCGCGATGGCTTATGGCACGCCGACCATTAAGCGGGTGAACAAAATCTTTGGTCCAGGCAATGCCTATGTGGTGGCCGCGAAGCGTTTGCTGTTCGGGTCGGTGAGCATCGATTTGCTTCCGGGTCCGAGCGAAGTGTTGGTGTTGGCGGACGACACGGCGGATTCACGGTGGGCGGCGGCGGATCTGCTCGCGCAGGCGGAGCATGGCTCGGGACACGAACGCGTTTGGCTGATCACGCCTTCTCTGAAGTTTCTGAAAGCGGTGGCCAAGGAGATCGCCCTGCAGCTCAAGACGCTCAAGCGTCGGGAGTTCATCGAACGAGCCTTAAAGTCGAACGGTTGGCTCATCCAGGTGAAGGACCTAGACCAGGCGGTGGACTTGGCCAACCAGCTGGCGCCAGAACATTGTGAGATCATGACCCGGAAACCAGCCCAGATCGCGGAACGTCTTCGGACAGCCGGAGCCTTGTTCTTGGGTGGCTATTCTCCGACGGTCTTGGGCGATTATATGGCCGGGCCGAGTCACACGCTGCCAACAGGCGGCGCCGGTGCTTCCTTTGCGGGGCTGACGGTGGACCAGTTCCAGCGGCGTACAAGCGTGGTCGAGTATTCCAAGCCGGCGCTCAAGCGTTCCTTGTCGACCATCGCTACGTTTG